From Flavobacterium sp. 102, a single genomic window includes:
- a CDS encoding choice-of-anchor L domain-containing protein, with amino-acid sequence MKKITLLLLIFFFSLQGYSQLALEGFESTTGPDALPGTTWTLGTGNWAVFDNGIGTAQRWGINNTINDPPIVYQGTNSAYINRETMNIGDISEDFLATPLVTIPVNGQLHFYTRSFASGNQGTVYQIRVAPATASQTDPAAYTIIQQWTEADLTATFNLYEEKVVNFPAIYHNQQVYVSFVKVHNQQVAGLTGSGDRWLVDNVSINEQCLNPTTLTATVTSESTVSLSWGNPSGATSWEIEVVPAAGTPTGVGVVYTGTLPYVVNGLLPNTSYKFYVRAICSTGYLSEWVGPSTIFTTSTAPPICGGNFVDEAGPTTNYANNSDSTVIICPTIPGEQVTVTFTSFNTEATWDALYVFDGNSITAPQIASTNPAGNVPGGLAGGYWGTAIPGPFTASSPNGCLTFRFRSDGFANNPGWISNVTCAPPPVCQQPTALTANDITPNSVSFGWTNVGIGTSWQVLALPCNAPAPTAATTGWTETTSNPFIITDLTSATCYNLYVRSNCDTDGVSLWAGPRSITTLVAPPVCGGNFVDTGGPTANYPNNSDSTVTICPTIPGELVTVTFTSFNTETNWDALYVFDGNSITAPQIASTNPAGNVPGGLAGGFWGTAIPGPFTSSSPTGCLTFRFRSDGFANNPGWIANITCAPAPVCQQPTGITATTVTSNSAIVSWTNVGIATSWEIIALPCNSPAPTASSTGWITADTNPFTLTGLNPTTCYDIYVRGNCGTDGVSLWAGPRTITTQVTPPICGGTFVDAAGPTANYANNSDSTVTICPTNPGDQVTVTFTEFDTETNWDALYVFDGNSITAPQIASDNPAGNVPGGLAGGYWGTEIPGPFTSSSVDGCLTFRFRSDGLFNNPGWIATITCNPPPTCPKPTALVVSNVTQTGATVAWTENGSATSWQVLFLPASAPAPDASTPGWVTATTNPFVYDGLSSGTLYKVYVRAFCSDADISLWSNSVTFATLISNDECDNAIVVPVNPDTSCAQFVSGTIIGATASSEPNNCDGTSDDDVWFSFTATATDHSVTLNNVLGSDTFLLHTVYSGNCNLLNQLYCSDSNQSIANGLVVGQTYYVRVYSWTSTPGQTSTFDICIGTIPPPISTNNTTYTTLQLVEDVFLNSTCASVSNVTSSTGNNFGSTNGIAYFNQNGSGFPFSEGIVLTTGNAMSAPGPNTTGLGDGNEAWTGDADLEAIVLAATGNPMNSRNATKLEFDFVPLVTEINFNFIFASEEYGIFQCDYSDAFAFLLTDISTGVTTNLAVIPGTPTPVSVVTIRDELYNDACGSVNEQYFDAFYGFGGLDPLGSPTNFNGITVPLVATSPVIPGNQYHIKLVIADRLDNSFDSAVFLEGGSLDIGNIELGEDFLQANNTALCSGTSYTITSGLNPALYSFVWTNGVDIIPNETGPNLTITQPGVYGVTIQYTGTTCTSSDSITIEYYDPIVPGTPNNLVVCNASGFAQFDLGENNSAALGGLDSGTHNVNYYTTNEDAIAETNVLPLLYTNTTANSQIIYVRIENNVTGCYAIRTFNLIANLTVTPTFLSPAPICSGDSAPTLPTTSLNGIAGTWSPASVDNTQTLTYTFTPNEGQCANQTTLVVTVYQNCAFGSYASAIWLNNCETDNFFNTVGSGSSIIGPVQNIFPNTDFGTYVSNSNTFKLRGGELKTFKSATANVCSARLNYRIYPASGTPGTFTVINLPFLDECGGGSFPSGGPCNAGDQKWQRIVTDAELPVDLTAFPAGDYVIEVFYDITGDVNSTSQCDDTILINNNGANFIATYTLQANPTFIFTNPSDCTTADGTITIGSLAPNTTYSLTYSDDSAPIGLITIITDNNGTYTLTGLNNGSYSNFNLTVNGCAINTTNVISLSGSSTALTTSTNPLTCGGNTGTITIGNLVPNQTYVVTYTDDTVLVGPTNLTSDSNGLIVLAGLNAGVYNNFNLGNTNCTFSSTQATTLVDPGAPIITVNSESICNGQSTTITATPQVPGTYSYVWTVPAGFANPGNVDTFTTSVPGDYTVVVTPLVTTFCNGSFENPLATGQFPNMLNENAVPCWDTTAADGILEVWPAAGFENVFAYQGSQFIEMNGTTTATVFQDFTTSPGTQLQISFAHRGRQGNDTVGVEIGPVGGPYINIGNFTDGNTAWVLHNLTYTTPQVGGNNYTLRFVSVSSAGFDPSVGNFLDAVNVTSSGCSSSPVTGTVSLSPAVSLNLTSANNEQTVCINTPISTISYASTNATDVTVTGLPSGVSGTFDSGTGAFTISGTPTVTGTFNYIVTSSVSCNTVTLNGIITVNPLAASTFTPITICSGDAVVLPTLSIEGFSGSWNPATVDNTQNGTYIFTPTSGQCAALGAVTVTVNQPILPTFDPIAAICNGGQLNPLPTTSNNGVTGTWSPVLNNTLTTTYTFTPTNGSCALPTTLTITVNANVLPTFNAIAPLCIGETAPSLPLTSLEGITGTWTPAVIDNTTSGTYTFVPSANQCTTNGSLTVTVQSGFDFEITGNCVGNDFVLEVTAVNDTFDVDTASFNWFTNDQQLVGTNSSTFNVSEYLNSTTIVEELPITFSVTVTDANGCTKNESITLDRISCSIQKGISVNNDGKNDFFDLTQLNVKNLTIFNRYGMKVYSKNQYRNEWKGQSEKGDELPDGTYYYVIEFNSGDAAKTGWIYVNREQ; translated from the coding sequence ATGAAAAAAATTACCTTACTACTATTAATCTTTTTCTTTTCACTCCAGGGTTATTCTCAATTAGCCCTGGAAGGATTTGAATCCACAACAGGACCTGATGCTCTTCCTGGCACAACTTGGACATTAGGAACAGGAAATTGGGCTGTCTTTGACAATGGCATTGGAACAGCACAACGTTGGGGAATCAACAATACGATCAACGATCCTCCGATAGTATATCAAGGCACAAACTCGGCTTACATCAATAGAGAAACAATGAATATTGGAGACATTTCCGAGGACTTTTTAGCTACTCCTTTAGTTACTATTCCTGTAAATGGACAACTTCATTTTTATACCCGTTCATTTGCTTCGGGAAATCAAGGAACCGTTTATCAGATTAGGGTTGCGCCGGCTACGGCATCACAAACTGATCCGGCAGCTTATACCATAATTCAACAATGGACAGAAGCAGATTTAACTGCAACTTTTAATTTATACGAAGAAAAAGTGGTCAATTTTCCGGCCATTTATCACAACCAACAAGTTTATGTTTCCTTTGTTAAAGTACATAACCAGCAAGTAGCCGGTCTAACTGGCTCTGGAGATCGTTGGTTAGTGGACAATGTTAGTATTAATGAACAGTGTTTAAATCCAACAACATTAACAGCAACAGTAACTTCAGAAAGTACTGTAAGTTTAAGTTGGGGAAATCCAAGTGGTGCCACTTCATGGGAAATTGAAGTTGTCCCAGCAGCCGGAACACCAACCGGTGTTGGAGTCGTTTATACAGGAACTCTTCCTTATGTAGTCAACGGATTACTTCCTAATACTTCCTATAAATTTTATGTTAGAGCAATTTGTTCAACTGGATATCTAAGTGAATGGGTTGGTCCATCTACTATTTTTACAACTTCTACTGCACCACCGATATGTGGTGGTAATTTCGTGGATGAAGCCGGACCAACGACAAATTATGCCAATAATTCAGATTCAACGGTTATCATTTGTCCAACAATTCCGGGAGAACAAGTTACAGTAACTTTTACTTCATTCAATACTGAAGCCACTTGGGATGCTTTGTATGTATTTGATGGAAATTCAATTACAGCACCACAAATTGCCAGTACAAATCCTGCCGGGAATGTTCCCGGAGGTTTAGCGGGAGGTTATTGGGGTACCGCAATACCTGGACCTTTTACTGCTTCAAGTCCGAATGGCTGTTTAACCTTTAGATTTAGAAGTGATGGTTTTGCAAATAATCCGGGATGGATATCCAATGTTACATGTGCTCCACCACCCGTTTGTCAGCAACCAACTGCATTAACTGCAAATGATATTACTCCAAACTCCGTTTCGTTTGGTTGGACTAATGTTGGAATTGGTACTTCATGGCAAGTCTTAGCTTTACCGTGTAATGCTCCGGCACCAACAGCAGCTACAACAGGTTGGACAGAAACAACTTCAAATCCTTTTATAATCACAGATTTAACTTCTGCCACTTGCTATAATTTATATGTAAGAAGCAATTGTGATACTGATGGTGTAAGTTTATGGGCTGGTCCAAGAAGTATAACAACATTAGTTGCGCCACCGGTTTGTGGCGGAAATTTTGTTGATACAGGAGGTCCAACTGCTAATTACCCTAATAACTCAGACTCAACCGTTACCATTTGTCCAACCATTCCGGGTGAATTGGTAACTGTAACCTTTACTTCATTTAACACTGAAACCAATTGGGATGCCTTATATGTATTTGACGGAAATTCGATTACAGCACCTCAAATTGCCAGTACCAACCCTGCCGGAAATGTTCCCGGAGGTTTGGCCGGAGGTTTTTGGGGAACAGCTATACCTGGTCCTTTTACTTCTTCAAGCCCGACCGGCTGTTTAACCTTCAGATTCAGAAGTGATGGTTTTGCAAATAATCCGGGTTGGATAGCTAACATAACCTGTGCACCTGCTCCGGTTTGTCAACAACCAACAGGCATAACGGCTACTACAGTTACTTCAAATTCAGCTATAGTGAGCTGGACAAACGTAGGTATTGCCACTTCTTGGGAAATAATAGCCTTACCGTGTAATTCTCCTGCACCGACAGCGTCATCAACAGGATGGATAACTGCAGACACCAACCCATTTACATTAACGGGATTGAATCCTACAACATGTTATGACATATATGTAAGAGGCAATTGCGGAACTGATGGGGTAAGTTTATGGGCAGGCCCAAGAACCATCACCACTCAAGTTACACCACCTATTTGTGGCGGCACTTTTGTAGATGCTGCAGGACCTACAGCCAATTATGCCAACAATTCAGATTCTACAGTTACCATTTGCCCAACCAATCCCGGTGACCAAGTGACCGTTACTTTTACTGAATTTGACACGGAAACCAATTGGGATGCCTTATATGTTTTTGACGGAAATTCAATTACAGCCCCTCAAATAGCAAGTGATAATCCAGCGGGGAATGTTCCCGGTGGTTTGGCCGGAGGTTATTGGGGAACAGAAATACCTGGTCCTTTTACCTCATCAAGTGTTGATGGTTGTCTAACTTTTAGATTTAGAAGTGATGGATTATTTAACAATCCTGGATGGATTGCTACTATAACTTGTAATCCTCCTCCAACTTGTCCAAAACCTACAGCATTGGTCGTTTCAAACGTAACCCAAACAGGTGCTACAGTAGCTTGGACTGAAAATGGTTCAGCTACATCATGGCAAGTTTTATTTTTACCGGCTAGTGCGCCAGCTCCGGATGCTTCAACCCCTGGTTGGGTAACAGCAACAACTAATCCTTTTGTTTATGACGGATTAAGTTCAGGAACACTTTATAAAGTATATGTAAGGGCTTTTTGTAGTGATGCCGATATTAGTTTATGGTCAAATTCGGTAACTTTTGCCACTTTAATTTCTAATGATGAATGTGACAATGCAATTGTGGTGCCGGTAAATCCGGATACTTCTTGTGCACAATTTGTTTCGGGAACAATTATAGGAGCCACAGCTTCATCTGAACCGAACAATTGTGATGGTACAAGTGATGACGATGTTTGGTTTTCATTTACTGCCACCGCTACTGATCATTCCGTTACTTTAAACAATGTTTTAGGTAGTGATACCTTTTTATTACATACAGTTTATAGTGGAAATTGTAACCTTTTAAATCAATTGTATTGTAGTGATAGTAACCAAAGCATTGCCAATGGCTTAGTCGTAGGTCAAACCTATTATGTCAGAGTATATTCATGGACTTCAACTCCCGGACAAACTTCTACCTTTGATATTTGTATCGGAACAATTCCTCCGCCAATTTCAACCAATAACACAACCTATACAACACTTCAGTTGGTAGAAGATGTGTTCTTGAATTCTACTTGTGCCAGTGTTTCAAACGTGACCTCTTCAACAGGTAATAATTTTGGTTCTACCAATGGTATTGCCTATTTTAATCAGAATGGCTCAGGATTTCCTTTTAGTGAAGGAATCGTTTTGACAACAGGAAATGCCATGAGTGCGCCAGGTCCAAATACAACCGGTCTTGGTGATGGTAATGAAGCTTGGACAGGAGATGCTGATTTAGAGGCTATTGTTTTAGCAGCAACAGGCAACCCAATGAATTCAAGAAATGCCACCAAACTGGAGTTTGATTTTGTTCCTTTGGTGACTGAAATTAATTTTAATTTCATTTTTGCTTCAGAAGAATATGGAATATTCCAATGTGATTACTCCGATGCTTTTGCCTTTTTACTAACGGATATTTCAACTGGTGTAACTACTAATTTAGCAGTTATTCCTGGGACACCGACTCCGGTTTCAGTAGTAACCATAAGAGATGAACTTTATAATGATGCCTGTGGTTCGGTTAACGAGCAATATTTTGATGCCTTTTACGGATTTGGAGGATTAGATCCTTTGGGCTCCCCGACCAATTTTAATGGGATTACAGTTCCTCTTGTAGCAACTTCTCCTGTTATACCTGGTAATCAATACCATATTAAATTGGTTATAGCAGATAGATTGGATAACAGTTTTGACTCTGCAGTTTTTCTTGAAGGCGGTAGTTTAGATATTGGAAATATTGAATTGGGCGAAGACTTTCTTCAAGCTAATAATACTGCTTTGTGTTCAGGGACAAGTTACACTATTACATCAGGTTTGAATCCTGCTCTTTATAGTTTTGTATGGACCAATGGAGTGGATATTATTCCTAATGAGACAGGACCAAACTTAACAATTACCCAACCTGGGGTTTATGGGGTTACCATACAATATACAGGGACAACTTGTACCTCAAGTGATTCAATTACTATCGAATATTATGATCCAATTGTACCGGGAACTCCTAACAATTTAGTGGTTTGTAATGCTTCTGGTTTTGCTCAATTTGATTTGGGTGAAAATAATAGTGCGGCTTTAGGTGGTTTAGATTCCGGTACGCACAATGTAAATTATTATACAACCAATGAAGATGCAATAGCTGAGACAAATGTTTTACCATTATTATATACCAATACTACAGCTAACTCTCAAATCATTTATGTTAGAATAGAAAATAATGTAACCGGTTGTTATGCTATTAGAACCTTTAATTTAATTGCAAATTTAACCGTTACTCCTACATTCCTTTCTCCGGCACCAATTTGTAGCGGAGATTCAGCGCCAACATTACCAACAACCTCATTGAATGGGATTGCGGGAACATGGTCGCCAGCATCTGTAGATAATACTCAAACTTTAACTTACACCTTTACGCCTAACGAAGGACAGTGTGCTAATCAAACAACATTAGTCGTTACCGTTTATCAGAATTGTGCATTTGGAAGTTACGCCAGTGCGATATGGTTAAACAATTGTGAAACCGATAACTTCTTTAATACTGTCGGTTCAGGATCTTCTATTATTGGACCAGTTCAAAATATTTTCCCTAATACTGATTTTGGTACTTATGTTTCCAATTCAAATACCTTCAAATTAAGAGGTGGCGAATTAAAAACATTTAAAAGTGCTACAGCGAATGTTTGTAGCGCACGATTAAATTATAGAATTTATCCAGCTTCAGGTACTCCGGGAACGTTTACCGTAATAAACTTACCATTCCTTGATGAATGCGGTGGCGGTTCATTCCCAAGTGGTGGTCCATGTAATGCAGGTGATCAAAAATGGCAAAGAATAGTAACCGATGCTGAATTGCCGGTTGACTTGACAGCATTCCCTGCTGGTGATTATGTGATAGAAGTGTTTTATGACATTACCGGTGATGTAAATTCAACATCTCAATGTGATGACACCATTTTGATTAATAACAATGGTGCTAATTTTATAGCTACTTATACTTTACAAGCCAATCCAACCTTCATATTCACGAATCCATCTGATTGTACTACTGCTGACGGAACTATTACAATAGGAAGTTTGGCTCCAAATACAACGTATTCATTAACGTATTCTGATGATAGTGCACCAATTGGACTAATTACAATTATAACTGATAATAATGGTACCTATACCTTAACCGGATTAAATAATGGTAGTTATTCAAACTTTAATTTGACTGTTAACGGTTGTGCAATTAATACCACGAATGTAATTAGTTTAAGCGGCTCTTCAACAGCTCTGACAACAAGTACAAATCCTTTGACTTGTGGCGGAAATACAGGTACAATTACCATTGGTAATTTAGTTCCAAATCAAACTTACGTTGTTACTTATACAGATGACACTGTCTTAGTCGGCCCTACAAATTTGACTTCAGACTCGAATGGATTAATTGTATTAGCCGGACTTAATGCCGGTGTTTACAACAATTTTAACCTAGGCAATACCAATTGTACTTTTAGTTCAACGCAAGCAACAACATTAGTTGATCCCGGAGCTCCTATAATTACAGTGAACAGTGAAAGCATTTGTAACGGTCAAAGTACAACTATTACTGCCACACCTCAAGTACCGGGAACTTATAGCTATGTTTGGACTGTTCCTGCCGGATTTGCAAATCCGGGTAATGTTGATACTTTCACTACATCAGTTCCGGGTGATTATACAGTAGTTGTTACACCGTTAGTAACCACTTTTTGCAATGGTAGTTTTGAGAACCCATTGGCTACAGGTCAGTTCCCGAATATGCTCAATGAAAATGCAGTTCCTTGTTGGGATACAACAGCCGCTGACGGAATTTTGGAAGTATGGCCGGCAGCCGGATTTGAAAATGTCTTTGCCTACCAAGGCAGTCAGTTTATAGAAATGAATGGAACTACCACAGCCACAGTATTCCAAGATTTTACCACTTCACCGGGCACTCAATTACAGATTTCTTTTGCGCACAGAGGTCGTCAGGGCAATGATACTGTTGGCGTTGAAATTGGTCCTGTTGGTGGTCCTTATATAAATATTGGGAATTTCACTGACGGTAACACAGCATGGGTTTTACACAATTTAACGTATACTACACCACAAGTAGGTGGAAATAATTATACTTTACGATTTGTATCGGTATCCAGTGCAGGTTTTGATCCGTCTGTGGGTAATTTCCTAGATGCTGTTAATGTAACTTCATCAGGTTGTAGCTCATCTCCTGTAACAGGAACTGTAAGTTTATCACCTGCTGTGAGTTTGAATTTGACTTCGGCCAATAACGAACAAACAGTTTGTATAAATACCCCTATTTCAACTATTAGTTATGCTTCAACTAATGCAACTGATGTTACCGTTACAGGCCTTCCTTCAGGTGTAAGCGGAACATTTGACTCAGGAACAGGGGCATTTACTATTAGTGGAACTCCTACAGTAACCGGTACTTTTAATTATATTGTTACATCTTCTGTTAGTTGTAATACTGTAACCTTAAATGGAATTATAACCGTAAATCCATTAGCTGCTTCGACCTTTACTCCTATTACCATTTGTAGTGGAGATGCTGTAGTGTTACCAACCCTTTCTATAGAAGGATTTAGCGGTTCATGGAATCCGGCGACAGTTGATAATACACAAAACGGCACTTATATATTTACGCCAACTTCAGGTCAGTGTGCTGCTTTGGGTGCTGTAACTGTAACTGTAAATCAACCTATACTTCCAACATTCGACCCAATTGCGGCAATTTGTAATGGTGGACAATTGAATCCACTTCCAACGACTTCCAACAATGGCGTTACAGGAACTTGGTCTCCGGTTTTGAATAATACCCTAACCACTACTTATACATTCACGCCAACTAACGGTAGTTGTGCATTGCCAACAACTTTGACGATTACTGTTAATGCGAATGTTCTACCAACATTTAATGCAATTGCTCCTTTGTGTATAGGAGAAACAGCACCTTCATTACCGCTTACCTCTCTCGAGGGAATAACCGGTACATGGACACCGGCGGTAATTGACAATACAACTTCTGGAACTTATACATTTGTTCCTAGCGCAAATCAATGTACTACCAATGGAAGTTTAACTGTAACGGTACAAAGTGGTTTTGATTTTGAAATCACCGGAAATTGTGTCGGTAATGATTTCGTACTTGAAGTAACAGCAGTAAATGACACCTTTGATGTTGACACCGCTAGTTTTAATTGGTTTACCAATGACCAACAATTAGTAGGCACCAATTCAAGCACCTTTAATGTTAGTGAATACCTTAATTCAACAACAATTGTTGAAGAGTTACCAATAACATTCTCTGTAACTGTAACTGATGCTAACGGTTGTACCAAAAATGAATCTATCACATTAGACAGAATCTCTTGTAGTATTCAAAAAGGTATTTCAGTAAACAATGACGGTAAAAATGATTTCTTTGATTTGACCCAATTGAACGTTAAAAACCTTACTATCTTCAATCGTTACGGAATGAAAGTTTACAGTAAAAACCAATACCGAAACGAATGGAAAGGTCAATCAGAAAAAGGAGATGAATTACCGGATGGTACTTATTATTACGTAATCGAATTTAATAGCGGTGATGCTGCAAAAACAGGTTGGATTTATGTCAATCGTGAACAATAA
- the kdsA gene encoding 3-deoxy-8-phosphooctulonate synthase, translating into MNINTIPQIKNTDSGNFFVLAGPCAIEGEDMAMRIAEKLVAITDKLEIPYVFKGSFKKANRSRIDSFSGIGDEKALKILRKVSETFHIPTVTDIHTNEDADMAAQYVDILQIPAFLVRQTDLVVAAANTGKVVNLKKGQFMSPESMKHAVQKVLDCNNQNVMVTDRGTMFGYQDMIVDFRGIPTMQQYASTVLDVTHSLQQPNQTTGVTGGRPDMIETIAKAGIAVGVDGIFIETHFDPANAKSDGANMLHLDYFEGLMTRLVAIRKTINSF; encoded by the coding sequence ATGAATATAAACACCATTCCACAAATCAAAAATACCGATAGTGGAAATTTCTTCGTATTAGCTGGTCCTTGTGCCATCGAAGGAGAAGACATGGCGATGAGAATTGCCGAAAAATTAGTTGCTATAACTGATAAATTAGAAATTCCATACGTTTTTAAAGGGTCATTTAAAAAAGCAAATCGTTCCAGAATTGACAGTTTTTCGGGAATTGGCGATGAAAAAGCTTTAAAAATCCTTAGAAAAGTTTCAGAAACATTTCATATTCCGACAGTTACCGACATTCACACCAATGAAGATGCCGATATGGCGGCGCAATATGTGGATATACTACAAATCCCTGCTTTTTTAGTTCGCCAAACCGATTTGGTTGTAGCTGCAGCCAATACCGGAAAAGTGGTCAACTTGAAAAAGGGACAATTCATGAGTCCGGAAAGCATGAAGCACGCCGTTCAAAAAGTCTTAGATTGCAACAACCAAAACGTAATGGTTACTGATAGAGGAACTATGTTTGGCTATCAAGACATGATTGTTGATTTTCGTGGTATTCCAACGATGCAACAGTATGCTTCAACCGTACTTGATGTTACCCATTCTTTACAACAACCAAATCAAACCACGGGTGTAACCGGCGGAAGACCCGATATGATTGAAACAATTGCCAAAGCAGGAATTGCTGTTGGCGTAGACGGGATTTTTATTGAAACGCATTTTGATCCGGCGAATGCCAAAAGTGACGGAGCGAATATGCTACATTTAGACTATTTTGAAGGTTTAATGACCCGATTGGTAGCCATCAGAAAAACAATTAATTCTTTTTAA
- a CDS encoding 2-dehydro-3-deoxyphosphooctonate aldolase yields the protein MKSKITTSVRLLGSGHEYQKKNNLLMSKKIVHFTLLAVFISLCSSCVSTRSTLKNVDNTAPNPTLKENVFVLTEYSKDKKYGYDPDYPVNVFYKSAKDENLNAERYLKALTGPNGEKITFTKIESCCPFPTKRTEVGAGFLDIYELQWEGQKKPIKLYINIYERGYLLVPIGLSTQK from the coding sequence ATGAAATCAAAGATTACTACGTCAGTTCGCCTTTTAGGCTCGGGTCACGAATACCAAAAAAAAAATAATTTATTAATGAGTAAAAAAATAGTTCATTTTACCCTTTTAGCTGTATTCATTTCACTTTGTTCTTCTTGCGTAAGCACACGTTCAACCTTGAAAAATGTGGATAATACTGCGCCTAACCCAACATTAAAAGAAAACGTCTTTGTTTTAACTGAATACAGTAAGGATAAAAAATACGGATATGACCCGGATTATCCTGTAAATGTTTTCTATAAAAGTGCTAAAGACGAAAACCTCAACGCAGAAAGATATCTCAAAGCTTTAACAGGCCCAAATGGAGAAAAAATAACCTTTACTAAAATAGAAAGTTGCTGTCCGTTTCCGACCAAAAGAACTGAAGTGGGTGCCGGTTTTCTGGACATTTACGAATTGCAGTGGGAGGGTCAAAAAAAACCGATAAAACTTTACATAAACATTTATGAAAGAGGTTATTTGCTTGTTCCTATTGGACTTTCAACCCAAAAATAA
- a CDS encoding DUF4199 domain-containing protein has product MKNYSIEIKWTLRFILLVLAWAIGEKFTGLHDQHIDQYALYTNLFAIPALLFYYLALKEKKKYVYNNNITWSQGFASGVVLSFFIALLMPIAQFVIYKSISPHFFETIIEYKTKSPLLSRHVTLKDAQSYFNLKSYMIQGVFSGLSMGIITGALVSLLLRNKK; this is encoded by the coding sequence ATGAAAAACTATTCCATAGAGATAAAATGGACACTTCGCTTTATATTATTGGTATTGGCTTGGGCAATTGGAGAAAAATTTACCGGATTACATGACCAACATATCGATCAATATGCGCTTTATACTAATCTTTTTGCTATTCCTGCTTTGCTGTTTTATTATTTAGCCCTAAAAGAAAAGAAAAAATATGTTTACAACAACAATATCACTTGGTCTCAAGGTTTTGCAAGTGGTGTTGTGTTATCATTTTTTATTGCCTTATTGATGCCCATTGCACAATTTGTGATTTACAAAAGTATCAGTCCCCATTTTTTCGAAACCATCATTGAGTACAAAACCAAAAGTCCTTTATTATCACGTCACGTCACTTTGAAAGATGCTCAAAGTTATTTTAACTTAAAAAGTTATATGATTCAAGGCGTCTTCAGTGGATTGTCAATGGGAATTATTACCGGAGCTCTTGTTTCATTACTCTTGCGAAACAAAAAATAA
- a CDS encoding YeeE/YedE family protein, which produces MELITHTWHWAVSGFLIGMIMLTLNYFGKVFGMSSNLRSLCSMTGIGKKVAFFDWDWKSQRWNLAVVAGAMLGGFVAVHFLSDASNVDLNPKTIEQLTAMGIEAPNGKLLPDALFGNAIFQSPKMIAILIIGGILIGFGSRYAGGCTSGHAISGLSNLQLPSLKAVMGFFIGGLIMAHFILPLIF; this is translated from the coding sequence ATGGAATTGATCACACATACTTGGCATTGGGCTGTTTCCGGTTTCCTTATCGGAATGATAATGCTGACTCTTAATTATTTTGGAAAAGTATTCGGTATGTCTTCTAATTTACGTTCGTTATGTTCGATGACCGGAATTGGAAAAAAAGTAGCTTTTTTCGATTGGGACTGGAAATCACAACGCTGGAATTTGGCTGTAGTTGCCGGAGCAATGCTTGGTGGTTTTGTTGCAGTACATTTTTTGAGTGATGCTTCGAATGTTGATTTGAATCCAAAAACTATTGAACAATTAACAGCAATGGGAATTGAGGCACCCAATGGAAAATTGTTACCTGACGCACTTTTCGGAAATGCAATATTCCAATCCCCTAAAATGATAGCGATTTTAATTATCGGTGGGATTTTGATTGGATTTGGTTCGCGATATGCCGGAGGTTGTACATCGGGTCACGCCATTTCGGGATTGAGTAATCTGCAATTACCATCTTTAAAAGCCGTGATGGGCTTTTTTATTGGTGGCTTAATTATGGCTCATTTTATTTTACCTCTAATTTTCTAA
- a CDS encoding DUF6691 family protein, whose amino-acid sequence MKLLKYIIVGFIFGIVLTKAEAVSWYRIYEMFHFQSFHMYGIIGVAVVTGLIGIQIIRRKKLKDIDGNSIYIQDKEKGNIRYWIGGTLFGLGWAMVGACPGPIFILLGAGFISVGLILLGAIFGTFLYGLIKDKLPH is encoded by the coding sequence ATGAAATTATTAAAATATATAATCGTTGGTTTTATTTTCGGAATTGTTTTGACCAAAGCTGAAGCTGTTTCTTGGTACCGAATTTATGAAATGTTCCATTTCCAATCTTTTCATATGTATGGTATAATTGGAGTGGCTGTGGTAACAGGTTTGATTGGTATTCAAATTATCAGAAGAAAAAAATTGAAAGACATTGATGGCAACTCAATTTATATTCAGGACAAAGAAAAAGGCAATATCCGTTATTGGATTGGCGGCACTCTTTTTGGTTTAGGTTGGGCTATGGTTGGTGCTTGTCCCGGACCAATTTTTATCCTTCTTGGTGCCGGATTTATAAGTGTGGGTTTAATTTTACTAGGGGCAATTTTTGGGACATTTTTATACGGACTTATAAAAGATAAGTTGCCTCATTAA